A genomic window from Qingrenia yutianensis includes:
- the rho gene encoding transcription termination factor Rho, which translates to MENLLTLTLTELKSKAKELGIKNISKLKKGELAEKIAQFAKDEKPHKKPTVKKAEKSADKGETKEIKTASVSAKEQKTGGEKEEITKKEEITKEISEENQNNSNNLSENIQNPKKSQKTVSENNPEHKADEKNTEHKKNNTRDVTGVLEVLADGFGFLRCDNYLSGSDDIYVSPVQIRRFNLKTGDQIFGVMRLPNEGERFGAIIYVKEVNGDTPDVAIRRKPFDSLIPIYPNERLTLEREPGNFSVRLIDLIAPIGKGQRGIIVSPPKAGKTTLLKSIANSISENYPEIKLIVLLIDERPEEVTDMKRSINGEVIFSTFDELPEHHIKVAEMTLERAMRLVEHKKDVVVLLDSLTRLARAYNLTIPPTGRTLSGGIDPGALHKPKRFFGAARNIENGGSLTILATALVETGSRMDDVIFEEFKGTGNMEIHLDRKLSEKRIFPAIDIYKSGTRKEELLLTPRQKDAVWHLRRIMSRDQSQDVAEKIISSLVKTSSNNEFIDNLLRRQDKNGTSGQNG; encoded by the coding sequence ATGGAAAATTTATTAACCCTCACCTTGACCGAGCTTAAAAGCAAAGCTAAAGAGCTTGGAATTAAAAACATTTCAAAATTGAAAAAAGGTGAGCTTGCCGAAAAAATAGCGCAGTTCGCAAAAGATGAAAAACCGCATAAAAAACCGACCGTAAAAAAGGCGGAAAAGAGCGCGGACAAAGGCGAAACAAAAGAAATCAAAACCGCATCGGTTTCGGCAAAAGAGCAGAAAACCGGCGGGGAAAAAGAAGAAATCACAAAAAAAGAAGAAATCACAAAGGAAATATCCGAAGAAAATCAAAACAATTCAAATAATTTATCCGAAAATATTCAAAATCCGAAAAAATCTCAAAAAACGGTTTCCGAAAACAATCCCGAACACAAAGCAGACGAAAAAAATACCGAACACAAAAAGAACAATACGCGCGACGTTACGGGCGTTTTGGAGGTTTTGGCAGACGGTTTCGGCTTTTTGAGGTGCGACAACTACCTATCGGGTTCGGACGATATTTATGTTTCGCCCGTGCAGATAAGGCGGTTTAACTTAAAGACGGGCGACCAGATTTTCGGCGTTATGCGCCTTCCCAACGAGGGTGAGCGTTTCGGTGCGATTATCTATGTCAAAGAGGTAAACGGCGACACGCCCGACGTTGCAATCAGGCGGAAACCGTTCGACTCGCTTATTCCGATTTATCCCAACGAGCGCTTGACATTGGAGCGCGAGCCGGGTAATTTTTCGGTGCGCTTAATCGACCTTATCGCGCCTATCGGAAAGGGTCAGCGCGGAATAATCGTATCTCCCCCGAAAGCGGGAAAAACCACCCTTTTAAAGTCAATCGCAAACAGCATTTCGGAAAATTATCCCGAAATAAAGCTTATCGTTCTCCTCATTGACGAACGTCCCGAGGAGGTCACCGATATGAAACGTTCAATAAACGGCGAGGTGATTTTTTCGACGTTCGACGAGCTTCCCGAGCATCATATAAAAGTTGCTGAAATGACGCTCGAGCGCGCAATGCGCCTTGTGGAGCACAAAAAAGACGTTGTTGTTTTGCTCGACAGTTTGACAAGACTTGCGCGCGCGTACAACCTCACAATTCCGCCGACGGGCAGAACGCTCTCGGGCGGTATCGACCCCGGCGCACTGCACAAACCGAAACGCTTTTTCGGTGCGGCGCGGAACATTGAAAACGGCGGTTCGCTCACAATTCTTGCAACCGCGCTTGTCGAAACGGGAAGCCGAATGGACGACGTTATTTTTGAGGAATTTAAAGGCACGGGCAATATGGAAATCCACCTTGACCGAAAACTTTCGGAAAAACGCATATTCCCGGCAATCGACATATATAAATCGGGCACGCGGAAAGAGGAACTTCTGCTCACTCCGCGCCAGAAAGACGCGGTTTGGCATCTGCGCAGAATTATGAGCCGTGACCAAAGCCAGGACGTTGCGGAAAAAATCATCTCAAGTCTTGTCAAAACGAGTTCGAACAACGAATTTATCGACAATCTTCTGCGCCGTCAGGACAAAAACGGAACGTCAGGCCAGAACGGATAA